The following are encoded together in the Asticcacaulis sp. genome:
- a CDS encoding sel1 repeat family protein yields MSDPFSHGLFDGINPTLFYAGLMLVCVVTLVLAIRDLWPERLQFSRKPTPYLLAWRKARKGNARACIDCADMLEKGTGGASHDPGRARQFVHRALDIYRRDARNNNGYAWLKMAEIHNRHHKGYGFADKADRAYHKAWKLHVRQAAEGNLDALFYAGYQYRYGMGITADLDRAADYFEAAARGGHAGAMKHLGDLYLLGFKGKPEPVRAAQLYRQAALKGDTEALERVGDSYFGSAGEAHSRENAYFWYAQAVRKGRDTARDKLRRVSENWSPKHLREVQERLQDWKPA; encoded by the coding sequence ATGTCCGATCCCTTCAGCCACGGTCTATTTGACGGCATCAATCCGACGCTTTTTTACGCCGGGCTGATGCTTGTGTGTGTGGTTACCCTGGTTCTGGCAATCCGCGACCTGTGGCCGGAACGCCTCCAGTTTTCTCGTAAGCCCACCCCTTACCTGTTGGCATGGCGCAAGGCGCGCAAAGGCAATGCCCGGGCCTGTATTGATTGCGCCGACATGCTCGAAAAAGGCACGGGCGGCGCCTCGCATGATCCCGGCCGGGCGCGTCAGTTCGTGCATCGGGCGCTGGATATCTACCGCCGCGATGCCCGCAACAACAACGGCTATGCCTGGCTCAAGATGGCGGAAATCCATAACCGTCATCACAAGGGCTACGGCTTCGCCGACAAGGCCGACCGCGCCTATCACAAGGCATGGAAACTGCATGTCCGGCAGGCGGCGGAAGGCAACCTGGACGCCCTGTTCTATGCCGGCTACCAATACCGCTACGGCATGGGCATCACGGCCGATCTCGACCGGGCCGCGGACTATTTCGAAGCGGCGGCGCGAGGCGGTCATGCGGGCGCCATGAAACATTTGGGCGATCTCTATCTGCTGGGCTTCAAGGGCAAGCCGGAGCCGGTCAGGGCCGCACAGCTTTACCGTCAGGCGGCACTGAAAGGCGATACGGAGGCGCTGGAAAGAGTCGGCGACAGCTATTTCGGCAGCGCCGGCGAAGCCCACAGCCGGGAGAACGCCTATTTTTGGTACGCCCAGGCCGTGCGCAAGGGGCGCGACACCGCCCGCGACAAGCTGCGCCGCGTCTCGGAGAACTGGTCACCGAAACACCTGCGTGAGGTGCAGGAGCGGCTGCAAGACTGGAAGCCGGCCTAA